The Chiroxiphia lanceolata isolate bChiLan1 chromosome 3, bChiLan1.pri, whole genome shotgun sequence DNA segment ctgccacagctcgtgggttgTAGGGAAAAGGATAGGGCACTGCAATAAGGACTAGGACACAGTTGAGGGTGAGGGAAGCAATGCCACTTTTATTGGGGGAAACACAGACATATAGGGTGGTTTAAGGGGTTGGGCTcaggcaaggggaggagggaaggattgacaGGTCCGAAGGGATTGGGATTGGGTATTATAATAAGGAAGGGTGGAGACTTCGGGTATCTGAgggaaaggaccaatgggagctacctctgcactgcggcaaactgcaaccaatcacaggcagaggagcgggaaagcaggggagaacaacaggttctggcgggaaaactgtgaggggaggaagaagacaacATGGTGGATATGATTTCAAAACAACAACCAGGGGTACAAACATACTGATAACTTcataacaataaactggggtcAACTGTGAGAAACTGGGGGTAGCAGAAGGAAACAATCCAATCCGGTTACAGCCTTTTTAGGCTGTAAATGTCCATTCCTGTGGTTTAAAGTCCTTTTATGAGTTATAAACTCTCCTCCATGCTTGGAatctttcccattcctctcgcTGGTGGTTCTCGTCGTCCCCAACACAGCCCATTTTATTTCTACCAACCTCACACGACAGACTCCCTAAACCAACACAGGTTCATCTTCTGCTTTAATACAAGGCTGCTGTATTGAGGCTGCTGGTTTCTGATACATCTCCCACAATGAAAGAATGAATGCTGTCTTTTTTTACAAGattttattaaagaatattCAGTAGCTGTACGAGACAGATTTACAGAACATTACTTAGTTAAAGTGCCATCAGTCAAGGCAAACACACAAACTGAGATTCTTCGGTCTAATCTGGGTGAGGTCTTACAAACTTTGTATGCACACAATTCGTGCCATGCAAAGCCCTATAAAGACCATAATACATCTTGCAAGTATCCTTTTAATGAAAACCAAGGTTTCAAGAAACAGCAAGTTCAGtacacatgaaaataaaaatacagcttgcACAACCAACTGTACTTACACATTGAACAGCAGCACCACCACTAAAAATAGCTGACTTTGTGCTTCACAGCAGAACTGCATACGGCTCAACAGTTCTGTTTACTAAACCATGGAGCTGTCAAGCCTTTGAACAGAACTCAGAGGCCTCAACAATTACAGTGCAAGATATCAGTAAAAttctttattccatttattATTCTGATGGCTCATAAAAAGATGATAATTCTATTATTAGGacttattttcacattttttacaGAAGTGTTTCACCATCAGTACCTTGCATTTTCCAGGCTGACTACAAGTAGTGGAACATGagaaatatgcatatatattgcaaaacacagttctgtttagttttatttgtaaaacatGAGTTTCCAAGCAGATTTAACAAGAAATTATATTCACACCCACAAACTGTATTTCAGACTTTTGTGAATGCCTATCTCTGTTGAAGattgtcttttatttcaaaagttcCAACATAAACCACTCCCTTATTTCATACTTATTGAGCAACATACTCTGTATTCCCATAGCATTTAAAGTGAGAATTTCACTTTTGTAAAAATGCATTGCATAGTTATTTGCACTCTGTTTTGCAGACACCCCCTGGCACTTACTTCAATAAGCCAACCATCACTTCACTGATATCCCACAATTTTCTTGCAACCAAGTCATCCATGGCTTTGGGCAGGAGTTCTTCCTCTTTGCAgtctccaaaatattttcctgtcaCGCCTTCAACATCAGGAGAAGAGGCCAAATAAATAGAAGTCTGGGCTCCTTCCAGAGGTGTTTTGAAGAAAGCCCATGACACCAAGTTGAACAGGGGTTTGGCCAGCAAAGGAATATTCACGTGTCTGCCCAAATTTGTTCTGACAATCCCAGGATGGAGAGAATTGACAGTGACTCCTGTGCCTTCCAACCGACGGGCTAGCTCCCTTGCAAATAATATATTAGCCAGCTTACTTCGACTGTAACAAAAGCTTTTATTGTAACTTATTTCACTGTTCAAGTCTTCAAAGTTGATCTCTCCATATTTGTAAAGCTTTGAGGATACTACAACAACCCTGCTCGGAGCAGAATTTTTGAGAAGGCCCAGAAGAAGGTTGGTGAGCAAGAAGTGACCCAAGTGGTTTACACCAAATTGCATCTCAAAACCATCCTCCGTCTTCATGTACGGACACTGGAATACCCCTGCATTATTTATCAGAACATCCAGCCTTGACTCCTCCtttaaatgtgaaagaaaaaaatcattcagtTTTAGAATTGTCACAAAAACCATATTATTACGCTTCATATTTCTCACTGGCCATTGTTAGAAAGAACAAATTTCACTCCTAGTTTTCTGAATTGTAACTTTCTGATATTCTTTGAAAGcactgctaaaaaaaacccctaagttGAACTACCACTAAAGTGAGTACTTGACCCCAGTTAGACGCACGTACATGCGTAGGTTTGTGTcaacttttaaagaaagcagagaacacAACCATCTGCTtctccaggagcagcttctTCTGTAACAATTCAGTGATAATTTACCtttgtaatgtatttttttttcccctctaaaaaAATAACCTGTCTATTGCACTGCAAAAGGACACATATTAATTTATGGCAAACGTGCTACAGTAGAGGGGTCTACTGAGCAAAAGACATGCAAACAAGGAACACAATGTGTTAGCTCAAAGAACTTAACCTCAGGGCTGAAGAGGAACCATTACATTGTAAACCCACTATCTTAGTGGGATGATGTCAtgaaaaacttttcaaaacaatGTTCTAATGGTTTTAAACACTTATCCTACTTTAGAACCAGTACATGTCATTGTGCTCCTTGGTGGCAACTATGGAGCAGGACTCATAGAAAAGTAGTACTCATGTTTCATACAATTTGAGTCCAACAGGTCTACTCAAGAACTAAGGAACCAAAGCTTGAAATATCTATGAGGTGCTCAGCACATGCTATTTGATGGATCAGTATTCTGGTTCAAGTCAGTAAAAAACAGACTTGAGGACATACATTATACTCTACAGAATCAGGGGATACAAGGAATTAACAGAGAGGGTGGTATGGATAATTTAAATACATGCATCATGCACTTCATGCTCCAGAATCCACTCAAAAATTAAGAGTTCTCCGGTTTacccaaaacaaactttttaaaaaaatacagaataaagtAAGCTGCCTAAATAAGCTCTGAATTCACCCACCTCTGACAAAAGACTGTGAAAGCATCATTTATGCTTGCATGAATCAGAGGCAAATGTATTCACTTTCTCTAGAAAGTGAGTTCTCtttgctattaatttttttaaacccaaTGCAGGGACTGGAAGGCAAGCTGAGATAATTTTGGGCCATTCTGATGACAAAAATAGAGAACCTCATAAATGAATTCTGTACtatttgccttttatttcaCTGCCATTAGCAGCAATGATACAAAGAGAGCAAAACCCAAATCTGCACTTGGCATTCAGTTAAAGGTGCTGGCATTTGATCACTCAAAACTTCAAGTACTTCAATTTCAGACTGATTTCTGTGGGACTTGAGGCTGCTCAGTATTTCATATAATTGGGTCCCTGAGGCATGATCCAAAGAGTGTCAAATTCACTTCTCCTCTTCACCCAAAGGGACACAATGGTCACAATCACTAAAGCAGGACAGTAGTGATTAAGTACTGACTGTACATTTGCTCACTGAAGTGATCgttctttctttaaagaaaaatatctgactGGAGGATTTATTTTGCAAGACTTAACACTTCAAGAAGCAAGACTTCCACGTGTGCCATTTTCTGAAATTCCTACATTTAATAGGAGTAATGTGATCAATGCCAAACAGGTAGCTACTACAACCAAGTGCAGCAGAGTGCACCAAACATTGCTTTGATGGACAATGCTACTCCTTGCAACCTCTGAGCTCATGtccattttctccattttcccaTGGAACTCTCCAACATCTCAAAGTGTTTTAAGATGTAACCACTTTCAGCTGCTCAAAGTAAAGCTCCTACAAATAAGGCCAGTCAGTGGGAATGCAGTTTCCCCATCTTGCCAATGTTTAAATCTTCTTTATgtcaaacaaaaaccagaagaatcCCCAAACAAACCTCCAAGTAACAGCTCCGAAAAGGACTCACAGATTAGGGAAGGTAAGTAACGTGGACTTGGGTGGAAAAGCTCTTGAAAGTATTTCTTGAGCTTGCATACCTTGTCATTCAGGTGCTTTTGGAATTATTTCAAAAATGCAAGTTAAAACAAGGGTCATCAAAACTCTGCAAATAACACACTCTTTTCTTTACCCAATTCTCACTTAAGAGCCACTTGTACTGTCTTTAGCAATAAAGAGATGCTAacaaattagtatttttttcatattttgtacTATAAAAGTTATAATTCTTAGAAGTTAGACAGTATGTTTCATTTTTGGTGTGTGTTTATTATACATGTTTTATATCCTTTTGTGTATTCATGTTTTCCCATAAGACCGAAGTAAGACTAAATCTTACCAGTGGATTCATATATATGAATGTATGACTACAAAGTGTCCCAgtagaaaatttaaaacttgacatttaagttttagaaaaaccatttgaaaattaatgcaaTAAAGTCCCTCTGTTTTTTCGCCTCTCACAACAGTATCTGAGCATCTTTCAAGTACTTAACAAGCACTTCTCTGAGCCGCAGCAGAATTTATTAAGCCTGGCTTCCCATGACTTCGTGTCTCATGGCTTGAATAGCAGATAGATGTGGTGAGATCAAAGTCCCAAAAGATGCTTTCCATGGGATGAAATAATGCCTCCAACAGTGCCTCCCCCTGCTCTCTGGTGTCTAATAACACTGTCAAACTCATCTAGTGGCATTTTTGTCAGGCAAAGCAACTGGATGTCCCTGTTCTCCTTAAACTCAGATTTTCAGGAAATCTTCAGGAACTTGATATATTCAAAAATATCTATCGACTAAACTCAGCTGGTGGTGGCCAACAGATGTGAAATTCTTGGGGGCAGGGGACAGACAATCTGAGGAGGGGGCAGAACGACGTCTTGTGCATGTGAACAGTGCACTCGtgaacttctatttttttctggagacaAAGCTGAGCTGTAACACCAATGTAAGGCAAAAAAGGTTACGGTAGTtaagagaggaaggaaaacaaatcacTTATCTCACACAGAAACAAGCGCTTCCTTTCCAGAACTGAAAAGGTTTGGGATATTTTGAACTGGTACAGACCAAACCAGTAGGAACTTCATTCTTCCACGCGCTAATTCACGGTCAATTTGCTCACACCCTCCTCCCAGACCCAGCGCTGACCCCGGCGCCATCCCGCGCCCCCACGCCGAGGAACAGCCTCCTCGGACCTGGAACTCCAGGAGCCAGCACGGAGCCCAGGGGCCGCCGCCAGCACGGCCCAGCCCGTGCCCTCCCCGGGGCTCCGAGACAGCGCCGtccgcccgcggccccgccgtACCTGCAGGACGCGGTGGCAGAAGGCGCGCACGGAGCGAAGCGAGGCCAGGTCCAGCTCCCGGACCACCAGCTCGCCCTCGCCCTCTGCCCGCTCGCCCACCTCGGCCCGGATCTCCCGGGCCGCCCGCTCGGCCCGCGCCCTGTCGCGGCAGCCCATGATGACGCGGGCCCGCATCCGCAGCAGCTCGGCCGCCgcggcccggcccagcccgcTGTTGGCGCCGGTGATGATGACGGTCTTGCCCCGCATGGAGCCCGCGGTGAGGGCGCGGGCCGTGCCCCGCAGCCAGCGCCAGGCGGCCGCCAGGAGCCCCGCACCCAGCGCCAGCGCCGGCAGCGCCGCGGCCATGCCGGGCGGGAGGGCACTGCCCGGGCGGCGCGGCGCCTGCTGGGGCTTGTGGTCCGGGAGGGCTGAGGGAGCCTGCGCTGTGCCCCTCGGTGGCGTAGTGTACCCGCAGCGAGTTTGCTGGCCATAGGGAGCTGCGGGGAGTGGCTGGTACGCCTGAACGAAGGGTGTGCTGCCGTTCAGCGGGACCTTGATAGGCTGGCGAGTTGCGCGGAGAGAAACCTAATGAGGTTCAGCAAGGGCAAATGTAGGGTTCTacacctggggaggaataatcccagcacaggctgggagctgACCTACTAGATAgcagttctgcagagaaggacctggaaGTCTTGGTGGGTGACAAGTTGACCACTAGCCGGCAGTGTGCCCTGGGGGGCCAGAGGGCCAGTGGTACCTTGGGGTGTATCgggaagagtgtggccagcaggttgaggcTGTCTGGGGAAACGAGTAAGCAACCCGAGAAGAAAACCAGGAGCCTTTCATCAGCTTTCTTGTGACTTGTCTGGACGTGATAACCATCTGCAATAGTAACCTCCCCTGAGCTGTCACATGTGGGTGCTACATGCAGTGTTGTCACATTGCTGCAGTCTAGTCTAAGGTTTCATCACTTCAGCTCATGTTACAGCTGCAGAAACATCAGATTTTTCTGGGAGTATCCTTATTCTTTTCTGGCTGCCTGTCACACTTCTCAGGCACCTTAAGGGCTGTATAGGCATGACATCTAAACACTGAATTTGCGGAGACTTCTACCTTTGTCTTCACCACAGAAAACTCTGTCTATTCGTTCTCAGCTCTTCATTGTGAGCATCATGGTTACACTAAAGGGTATTTTAGCCAGGCCACACCATCGCATCTGCGTGTGATGCAGATGGATTTTGGCATCCTTAACATGGTGTAAGAGCCATCTTGAGGTGTTCTTCCATATGCTCTTCTCACAGTAAGTCGTATACTAGGTAGTGTTGGAGCCACCCCCACCTCTGCAGTCAAGGACCAGGAGAAAGGAACAATGGTCCCCAATCAAAATAGGAGAACCAGGAAACGCCCTGTTAGAGGAATAGATTCGTTCTGTAAGACATCTGCCTGGTAGGAGGTGAAGAATCTGCTATTCATCATCTGGCAGTGGAGACTCTGGCAGTCACCTCTGACATACCTACTACTTCAGAACATTGTGAATGTGTTGGAGAGGTCACTGCCTTGAGGACCCTGCCTGGGTTTGTCGGTCATCAGTCCAGCCTTCAGTGCAAGCAGCATTGTGCTCAGGAGCTCATGGGTGACAGTGATCAGAAGCTGCTCATCAGCAGGGATGATGACATTCAGATGTTGTTCCCAGATACTCCTGAGCAGGATAActagaaattattatttattctaaGGCATGGATCTGCTTCACCAATTTCTCTACCCATCTATTGCACTTGAGGTTCTGTTTAGCAATACTGCAGGCCAATGAAAGTTACAGGATCTGGCAGAGAATCCTCTTCAGGGTGTAGAAGCCCTCTGAATCCCAAGTCCTTAGAACAGATCATGATCCAAAACACATGTTGGAATACATGTGATGAtgataatttctgaattttcatctgaaatattttgtttcctctagATGGTTGTTTAACTATGCATGACATGACATGCTAGCCTGGAAACTGCAAGGGTGTCTTAGAGGTGTGAAGGAACTGGGGAACATGGATTTATTATGTCTTAGTAGCTGGTGGAGGATATgttcttctgtaaaaaaaaaaaaaaataaagcaaagtcACCTTCAGAATCtcatttctaatatttttgtcCGTGGGGATTGGTAGCAGTAGGAGACATGTCCATTTGTCTTACCTGGACTCTTCACTATGATGTGGTGCAGGAACCTGGAAGCTAAGGGAACAAAAACTGGCTTTGCCTGATAAAGTTCTTTTTCCACACAGAATTCATCTGTGTTATCATTAATGCTCTTCCAGGTTTTGCCTGGGAtgacagtttctttttcataagTCTGTCTTACAGTGTTGCAAACTGGATGATATACAGGACAGTCCTCTCTATTCCcctctttctgttgttttaactGTGAATGGCTCAGGGTTATGAGGTGCCAGGGCATAAACTCATGGTATTCTCATGAGCGTGAGAAGCTAGACATTTTTTGTTGagttttcttgttgttgtttggttgtttgttttgctttgtggaCTGGAATGTTATTAAGAGACAATTCTCTTCTATGTctacaaaaatagaaaacactTTCCCTCATCTCCCATCCCATTTCAGAGAATCTCCTTGAAAAAGATTATTTCGGTCCACTAGCCAAGCTGTGCCttggagcagaagaaaataattttaacaggCAGAGACTGCTTGGCAAGCCTGAGTCTCCCCAAACATCCAGATTAGTCTGGAAGGCACTTGTATGAACGAATGAGGCTCCACTCACCCACCATGCTGCCAGCTGGATATGCAGAGAAGCAGCCATTGAGCCTGGGACAGCTGCCTGACAATTAAAAAGCAGTGTATAATCTGAACAAATATCTAAGGATATTTTGCTCAACTAACTTAAAGGAAGCAATTGTGGACCTTAGCATCAACTTCTAAACTTTAATGTCAATTTGCATTCTATGACTAAGAACGTAAATTCTGTGTACATTTAATATGTGAACTCTTTTCACGTGTGCCTTAGTGCTGTCAGGATTGACACTGCAGGATGGAGTCCTCTAGTACTGCATGTACAGACCAAGAACTGGAAGCTCCTATGTCCTGGCCAGTAGGTTTCATTCTTGCTGTAGGTGCATGATTGATCGGAAATAAAGATAAACAAAACAGACCAAATAATTCAGCTTCCAGTTTATTCACTGATTTACATGCTTACCCTGTCAGGCATGAGACTCACCTCTGGACTCCTACAGGGATCAAGGATCCCATTAGACTTTTTCAGTATCAAGACTTAGTTGTTCTGTTCAATGAGAGTCAAGTGCCAGCTTTATGTTTCCCACACCCAACCCCTACTGGTCTAACAATGCATGGATGAAGAATGGCTAATCCATGTTCTGCTTCAACAAGGCAGGACCAGTCTTCCTGAAATTTGCGGCCATGCTCGTGTGGTAAAGGTACACACACAATTTATATTCCATAGCTAAGGAATATTTTTGAATTCCTTGCAGATTCTGAGCTCTCACATAAAAACATCTGCtaataacatttttcataatatccaTTTGGCAAGGTAATTCTGTCTCATCCTGGAAGACAATGACCAGGCCTCAGTTATTCATGTCTTCCTCACCTCCTGGCTGGGCTCGGAAATGTGATACATTTTGGGCACAAAGCCTTTAGCATTTATGGAGTTCCAAGTACACCAGAAATCTGCAGTGCATCCCATCAACAACACATATTAGTGTGAACACATGAAAACCTTTCCAATGGTTTCTATTCGTGTTTCATGCAGGATCAAGGCTTTTGCCTTTGCTTCCAAAGAACTTTGTGGCTTGGACCCAGAACATTAAAATGATTGCCTATGTTCCTGGGAGGGAAAACATAATTAATGCAATGAAGCTTTCTGCAATAACAAGACAGTTCATCCAGACAGAGGAAACAAACTTTCTCAGAAGCTAACCTGAGATTCTGGACCGAATTCCCTGAAGAACCACAGATCATCACAAGCCTGATTCACCATTTCTACTCCCACTGCAGAGTacattcttttggttttgtttcttctggtaTAAATatacagcaacaaaaaaaaaatagaatagtTGTTCCACtagggagagaaagagaacgAACACCACCTGACAGATGTTAGTGGTGTCATTTGGATATCAGTTATACAGATAACACTGATACACAGGAACTGAGCATAAAAGAGGTAGAATAGATCTATGGAGTAAATTTGAAGTCATGTAGCAACAGGCACCTGTCCCCTGGAAACCCATTTGAGGTTGCTAAACTGAGTTCACTCAGATAACGAAACAGCTGTAAATCCTAAGGAAATCTAGCTAAAGAAGCAAATAGTTCCATCAACAGTATTATTTCTGGGTAGGTTCTCTGCTGTTACGACGTGTGCTCTAAAGCTTCAGTCTTTGTCCCAGTCAAGATACTCACAGCATCTCAGATTTCTACCCAGCTCTGTGAAATCTGCTGGGACTGAGACCTCTAGCAGCTCTCTCTCAAATTTGGGTGAAAGTGGTCCCTTCTGGTTCGAAACATCAGGAGGATGCTGATTACACAAACTCTACCTAGGAACCCCTAAACCTCTAAAACCcctgcacagaaaaatgacaATGTTCTGTAAAGCCAGCTTTATTAAGGTAAGAAAACAATATAGAAAAATGTGTAAACACAAGATCAAGTAAGCTAACATTTTACTGGAAGCTGAAACCTCGTGGTGACAGACCTACTGAACACATATTTAACAAGCAAACCACAACAGGTAAACTGTGTTTTTGTGAACTTCAGAAATGACTGTCAAGAACTAGCATTGCAGCATGAGTTTTCTTATAAATAACCCGTCAACAgttttttagagaaaatataACTGTTCTGTCTCTCAAAATATGTCTCAAGCTATAAAAACAGTACAAATCTCTTCCTAATATCAAAACCACAGTGTTAGATCTAGGCAGGTAAAAAATCTAAACTGCTTaagaattatattaaaataactCCATTAAAAACTTacctatattaaaaatatttcttttaaaggctGTTCTAGCCAGAAGTTGAATTTTTAAACATACTGCTTACAATACACATATGTAGGGGTTTTCAGACATAACTATTGGTTTATTAAGAGGCTGGCTGAGTTAAGAACTTCATCATTAATGGTGTCATCCAGTCATGAAGATTTGTTGTACTTCTGAGCGACGCCATAGGGAACGTGTGCAGCTATGGTGCCTAATTTCTGTGCTCCTTCAATGTGGAACATCTGGTCATCAAAGAAAATGTGAGGGCGGATTTTCACCAGGATTGGTCCTTTAGGAGCTCCTGCTAGGAAAAGTGCCTCATCAATCTCCAGACCCCAGCTACGGAGAGTCTTCAGCACTCTGGCTCCAGAGCTCGCCGCACTTCTGGCTGTGACCAGGTAGGTCCTTATAGGACAATTTAATCGTTCATTTTTTGCATAGAACTTCTTCTGAATTTTCCCCAGGTCTTCCAGAAAACCCTTCAAAGGGCCCTGAGTATAAAATACCAGAAGCATACTTAGTATTTGTCCACAGTTCCCCAAAacattcttttgctttcctccagACTGCCAGTTACACACAGAATTCTTTTCCCTAATGCTATGCTACTCTGCAAATTCTCTGTGTAACACATCCAAATGGGTCTGCACCCTCACTAGGAATTCACACActggaaaaaagttaaaaccatAATCCTACATGGTATGATCAGTGGGAAAATAATTCTCACTAAGGCGATCTCTTACAATATAAGCTTATTACTATAGTCTTTAGTGTTCCTTTAAACATACTGAACTCTTTTTACTAAGAACCATGAGCTGCAATTCTTTCTCCTGCACAAAAACCGGATTAATGACCATACTACACtccaattaaaagaaataaatgacagTTTGGTTCTTCAAATTGCAATGTGTTGTACCATTCAGTATTTTCATAAATCAAGCTTTTATTATGAATTTATACTATTTTTAACAATAGCAGAATTTGTCCTTCAGTTTAAgctgatattaaaatatttgtgttttttagACAAATGGCATAGTTCTGCTTGGGAATAAGTAACCTGTTTCAATAACCAGGGTATCTCAGTGTTAGAAATTAACATTACCTACACagtctgattaaaaaaataatccaggaaATCAGTactagtattt contains these protein-coding regions:
- the LOC116784207 gene encoding retinol dehydrogenase 14-like, producing the protein MAAALPALALGAGLLAAAWRWLRGTARALTAGSMRGKTVIITGANSGLGRAAAAELLRMRARVIMGCRDRARAERAAREIRAEVGERAEGEGELVVRELDLASLRSVRAFCHRVLQEESRLDVLINNAGVFQCPYMKTEDGFEMQFGVNHLGHFLLTNLLLGLLKNSAPSRVVVVSSKLYKYGEINFEDLNSEISYNKSFCYSRSKLANILFARELARRLEGTGVTVNSLHPGIVRTNLGRHVNIPLLAKPLFNLVSWAFFKTPLEGAQTSIYLASSPDVEGVTGKYFGDCKEEELLPKAMDDLVARKLWDISEVMVGLLK